A stretch of Flavobacterium sp. N1994 DNA encodes these proteins:
- a CDS encoding M16 family metallopeptidase, with amino-acid sequence MKKIIILSSLFLTITMQAQDRKQPKPGPSPTINIKKPETFSLPNGLKVLVVENHKLPRVAFSLSIDNAPFAEGAKKGTDDLTSSLIGNGSTKTSKDTYNEEIDFMGADINFSSSGASASGLSKYSGRILELMAEGALTPNFTQEEFDKEKDKLIDGLKAQEKSVTVVAGRVENVLAYGKDHPAGEYLSEETIKNVSLADVKENYRTYFVPEHAYLVIVGDVKTKDVKKMVEKLFSSWTKATAPRLTYSNPSNAQYTQINFVDMPNAVQSEISLINTVNLKMSDADFFPVILANQVFGGDFNSYLNMNLREKHGWTYGARSSVGFDKFMYSKFKANAQVRNAVTDSSVVESLKELNKIRTEKVTDEMLNSVKAGYIGRFVMQVEKPATVARYALNIETEGLPADFYENYIKNINAVTPDDIMRVANKYFLADNLRIVITGKGSEVIAGLEKLKIPMFYFDKFGNPTEKPAMKKAIPAGVTVKTIIESYVKAIGGDKAIKAVKSVSYVGSTKIPQAPMPLSYNSKTDSKGRMMVELSMAGMGSIMKQVVNGNTGYAMQQGQKKVLEGDDLKKMKENAVLFNETLLSTKAGVTATAIEPINGSDAYAVVDGDTTYYFDVKSGLKTAEATTEDMGGKKATRVTNFNDYRDVKGVKFPFNTIMNVGFELDIKMSEVKVNEGVSDADFQ; translated from the coding sequence ATGAAAAAAATAATCATATTATCAAGCTTGTTTTTAACTATTACTATGCAAGCACAAGACAGAAAACAACCGAAACCAGGTCCTTCACCAACAATCAATATTAAAAAACCTGAAACTTTTTCGTTACCAAACGGATTAAAAGTTTTAGTAGTAGAGAACCACAAACTACCAAGAGTTGCTTTCAGTTTATCAATTGACAACGCTCCGTTTGCAGAAGGTGCAAAAAAAGGAACCGATGATTTAACGAGTAGCTTGATCGGAAACGGTTCTACCAAAACTTCGAAAGATACTTACAACGAAGAAATCGATTTTATGGGGGCTGATATTAACTTCAGTTCTTCAGGAGCTTCTGCTAGTGGATTGTCAAAATATTCAGGAAGAATTCTTGAATTAATGGCAGAAGGAGCTTTAACTCCCAACTTCACTCAAGAAGAATTTGACAAAGAAAAAGACAAGTTAATTGACGGTTTAAAAGCTCAAGAAAAAAGTGTTACTGTAGTAGCGGGAAGAGTTGAAAACGTATTGGCTTATGGTAAAGATCATCCTGCTGGAGAATATTTATCAGAAGAAACGATTAAAAATGTTTCACTTGCTGATGTAAAAGAAAACTACAGAACATATTTCGTTCCAGAACACGCTTACTTAGTAATTGTTGGGGATGTGAAAACTAAAGACGTGAAAAAAATGGTAGAAAAACTATTTAGTTCATGGACGAAAGCTACTGCACCAAGATTAACGTATTCTAATCCAAGCAATGCGCAATACACACAAATCAATTTTGTGGATATGCCAAACGCTGTTCAATCTGAGATTTCGTTGATTAACACGGTAAACTTAAAAATGTCAGATGCTGACTTTTTTCCTGTGATTTTGGCTAACCAAGTTTTTGGTGGTGATTTCAACAGTTATTTGAATATGAACTTAAGAGAGAAACACGGTTGGACTTATGGAGCACGTTCTAGTGTAGGTTTTGACAAATTTATGTACAGTAAATTCAAAGCAAATGCACAAGTAAGAAACGCTGTTACGGATAGTTCTGTGGTAGAATCTTTAAAAGAATTAAACAAAATCAGAACTGAAAAAGTAACTGACGAAATGTTGAACAGTGTAAAAGCTGGATACATTGGACGTTTTGTAATGCAAGTGGAGAAACCAGCTACCGTTGCTCGTTATGCTTTGAACATTGAAACAGAAGGATTACCTGCTGATTTTTATGAAAACTATATCAAAAATATCAATGCGGTTACTCCGGATGATATCATGAGAGTGGCTAATAAATATTTCTTAGCTGACAATTTAAGAATTGTTATTACTGGTAAAGGTTCAGAAGTTATTGCAGGATTGGAGAAATTAAAAATCCCAATGTTCTACTTTGATAAATTTGGAAATCCTACTGAAAAACCAGCGATGAAAAAAGCAATTCCAGCTGGAGTTACTGTAAAAACAATCATTGAAAGCTATGTAAAAGCAATTGGTGGTGATAAAGCGATAAAAGCAGTGAAATCGGTATCTTATGTAGGTTCTACTAAAATCCCACAAGCGCCAATGCCATTATCATACAATTCAAAAACTGATTCAAAAGGAAGAATGATGGTTGAGCTTTCTATGGCTGGTATGGGATCTATAATGAAGCAAGTGGTAAACGGTAACACGGGTTACGCTATGCAACAAGGTCAGAAAAAAGTATTAGAAGGAGATGATTTAAAGAAAATGAAAGAGAATGCAGTACTATTTAATGAAACTTTGTTAAGCACTAAAGCAGGAGTTACTGCTACTGCCATCGAGCCAATCAATGGTTCTGATGCTTATGCCGTTGTTGATGGTGATACTACTTACTACTTCGATGTAAAATCAGGTTTAAAAACAGCGGAAGCTACCACAGAAGATATGGGTGGTAAAAAAGCAACCAGAGTTACTAACTTTAATGACTATAGAGATGTAAAAGGAGTTAAATTCCCATTCAATACCATTATGAATGTAGGTTTTGAGCTTGATATCAAAATGTCGGAAGTAAAAGTAAACGAAGGTGTTTCTGATGCTGACTTCCAATAA
- the rplU gene encoding 50S ribosomal protein L21 yields the protein MYAIVEIAGQQFKVSKDLKVYVHRLANEEGSKVSFDKVLLLDDNGNITLGAPAIEGASVEAKVLSHLKGDKVIVFKKKRRKGYKKRNGHRQSLTQIVIEGISATGGKKAAKAEKAVAEPKAEKAVAAEPKAPKAPKAKKADTETTTEENN from the coding sequence ATGTACGCAATCGTAGAGATAGCAGGGCAACAGTTCAAAGTAAGCAAAGACTTAAAGGTTTATGTTCACCGTTTGGCTAATGAAGAAGGTTCAAAAGTTTCTTTTGACAAAGTTCTTCTATTAGACGATAATGGAAACATTACTTTAGGCGCCCCAGCTATAGAAGGTGCTTCAGTAGAAGCCAAAGTGTTATCACACTTAAAAGGAGATAAAGTGATCGTTTTCAAAAAGAAAAGAAGAAAAGGATACAAAAAAAGAAACGGACACAGACAGTCTTTAACACAAATCGTGATTGAAGGAATCTCTGCTACCGGTGGTAAAAAAGCAGCTAAAGCTGAAAAAGCAGTAGCAGAACCTAAAGCTGAGAAAGCAGTTGCAGCAGAGCCAAAAGCTCCTAAAGCACCAAAAGCAAAAAAAGCTGATACAGAAACCACAACTGAAGAAAACAATTAA
- a CDS encoding DUF4301 family protein: MEENTTTKDSLAKKHGFTESDFEQIKAIGIPLDKIEGELLLYKLGIPKITLERPATINDGIVKLSNEDFQSYSDYFDAKKDRLKLKKFVPASGAASRMFKFLSEFLNDFDHENETINAYINRKRDKNLPTFLAGIEKFPFYDEVKAKLKSLHENYYKMETHEKSYHFIKTMLASEHFDFANKPKGVLDFHKYKTEIVTPVEEHLNECAYYASSNSVSHLHFTVSDHHENLFETIIEKVKQKIEDKTKTKVHISYSHQDKRTDTIAVTPNNEPFRSENGQLVFRPGGHGALINNLNDLEADILFIKNIDNVIQNHIQEITLYKKALAGLLLDLQQQIFKILRAVENNTILENDIPDIIVFMKQKLNIDVLEDFYKYTIENKIAFIKDKLNRPIRVCGMVKNEGEPGGGPFWVRSYQGNVSLQIVESSQVETNNIEQAQILAKATHFNPVDLVCATKNYQGDKFDLIKFIDHSTGFIVQKNNKGKDLKGYELPGLWNGAMAKWITVFVEVPLVTFNPVKTVNDLLKPAHQPQYGN, from the coding sequence ATGGAAGAAAACACTACAACAAAAGATAGTTTAGCGAAAAAGCACGGTTTTACAGAATCAGATTTTGAGCAAATAAAAGCTATAGGGATTCCTTTGGATAAAATCGAAGGAGAACTTTTGTTGTACAAATTAGGCATTCCAAAAATCACACTCGAAAGACCAGCCACCATTAATGATGGTATTGTAAAATTATCGAACGAAGACTTTCAAAGCTATTCGGATTATTTTGACGCCAAGAAAGACAGATTAAAACTTAAAAAATTTGTTCCAGCTTCTGGAGCTGCTAGTAGAATGTTTAAGTTTTTAAGTGAGTTCCTGAATGATTTTGACCATGAAAACGAAACCATAAACGCTTACATCAATAGAAAAAGAGACAAAAACCTTCCCACGTTCTTAGCTGGAATCGAAAAGTTTCCTTTTTATGATGAAGTAAAAGCGAAACTAAAATCACTCCATGAGAATTACTATAAGATGGAAACTCATGAAAAAAGTTATCATTTCATTAAAACGATGTTGGCTTCAGAGCATTTTGATTTTGCCAACAAACCCAAAGGGGTTTTAGATTTTCATAAATACAAAACAGAAATTGTAACTCCAGTAGAGGAACATCTCAATGAATGTGCTTATTATGCTAGTTCTAACTCGGTTTCTCATTTGCATTTTACCGTTTCAGATCACCATGAAAATTTATTTGAAACCATTATTGAAAAAGTAAAGCAAAAGATTGAAGATAAGACTAAAACCAAAGTTCATATTAGTTATTCTCATCAAGATAAAAGAACAGATACGATTGCCGTTACACCCAACAATGAGCCTTTTCGCAGTGAAAATGGGCAATTAGTTTTTAGACCAGGCGGGCATGGCGCATTGATCAATAATTTGAATGACCTTGAAGCAGATATACTATTCATTAAGAATATTGATAATGTAATTCAGAATCACATTCAGGAAATTACCTTATATAAAAAGGCATTGGCGGGATTGTTACTCGACTTACAACAGCAGATTTTCAAAATTTTGAGAGCAGTTGAAAACAATACCATTTTAGAAAACGATATTCCAGACATCATTGTTTTCATGAAACAAAAGTTGAATATTGATGTATTAGAAGATTTCTATAAATATACTATTGAGAATAAAATAGCTTTTATAAAAGACAAGTTGAATCGTCCTATCAGAGTTTGTGGCATGGTGAAAAATGAAGGAGAACCTGGAGGTGGCCCATTTTGGGTGAGAAGTTATCAGGGCAATGTTTCCTTGCAAATAGTAGAAAGCTCACAGGTTGAAACCAACAATATAGAGCAAGCTCAGATTTTAGCCAAAGCCACTCATTTTAACCCAGTAGATTTAGTATGTGCGACCAAAAATTATCAAGGCGATAAATTCGATTTGATAAAGTTTATAGACCATAGTACTGGGTTTATAGTACAAAAAAATAATAAAGGGAAAGACTTAAAAGGCTATGAATTACCCGGACTTTGGAATGGAGCCATGGCCAAATGGATTACTGTTTTTGTTGAAGTACCCTTGGTTACTTTTAATCCAGTGAAAACCGTGAACGACTTACTTAAACCCGCACATCAACCTCAATATGGAAACTGA
- the rpmA gene encoding 50S ribosomal protein L27: MAHKKGVGSSKNGRESESKRLGVKIYGGQAAIAGNIIVRQRGSKHNPGENVYMGKDHTLHAKVDGIVKFQKKGENKSYVSILPFEA; encoded by the coding sequence ATGGCTCACAAGAAAGGTGTCGGTAGTTCTAAGAATGGTAGAGAATCAGAATCAAAACGTTTAGGCGTTAAGATTTATGGTGGTCAAGCGGCTATTGCTGGAAATATCATCGTTAGACAAAGAGGTTCAAAACATAATCCAGGAGAAAACGTTTACATGGGTAAAGATCATACCTTACATGCAAAAGTAGATGGGATTGTGAAATTTCAGAAAAAAGGAGAAAACAAATCATATGTTTCTATCCTTCCTTTTGAAGCATAA
- a CDS encoding 4'-phosphopantetheinyl transferase family protein, which yields MPLLKVKDLNATTQVWVWEITETFDELFQSVALKDVSLARVENMKSEGHQKGFLSVRRLLMEAGYTDFDLYYDEFGKPHLREEARSKKQESRENTGAKHISISHSHDFSVIVLSDVNIGADLEILKDKTLKLAPRFMDVSHLANLTAEDQLIKATVVWGIKESVFKIKNEIGISFKDDIFESEFNLSDKKCSVELRFNNKVEHFDIVFDFIKNYVFVCAFEAS from the coding sequence ATGCCACTACTCAAAGTCAAAGATTTAAATGCCACCACACAAGTATGGGTTTGGGAAATCACCGAGACCTTTGATGAACTGTTTCAGAGCGTTGCCTTAAAGGATGTTTCTTTGGCCAGAGTAGAAAACATGAAATCCGAAGGGCATCAAAAAGGTTTCCTAAGCGTAAGAAGGTTGTTAATGGAGGCCGGCTACACCGATTTTGATTTGTACTACGATGAATTTGGGAAACCGCATTTGAGGGAAGAAGCAAGAAGCAAGAAACAAGAATCAAGAGAGAATACAGGAGCTAAACATATCTCTATTTCGCATTCACATGACTTTTCAGTAATTGTCTTAAGCGATGTAAACATAGGTGCCGACTTAGAAATCCTAAAAGATAAAACCTTGAAATTAGCCCCAAGATTTATGGATGTTTCGCATTTGGCAAACCTTACTGCCGAAGATCAATTGATAAAAGCTACTGTGGTTTGGGGGATAAAAGAATCTGTCTTTAAAATCAAAAATGAGATTGGCATTAGTTTTAAAGATGATATTTTCGAAAGCGAATTTAACTTATCTGATAAAAAATGTAGTGTAGAACTGCGTTTTAATAACAAAGTCGAACACTTCGATATTGTATTCGACTTTATTAAAAACTATGTTTTTGTTTGTGCTTTTGAAGCTAGTTAA
- a CDS encoding linear amide C-N hydrolase, whose protein sequence is MKQNYLLRNSIITILIFSLISSPLYACTGITLKSKDGGVIVARTVEWALNDAQHNQLLVVPRNKEFKAQTPMGFNGKNWKGKYGFVTLTAYGQPYGPDGLNEEGLYVGVYYLPGYAEYSVYDKTKASKSMSVGDLMQWMLSSFKTVDEVLAHLNDVVVVSVENKDFGGAELPFHFKIVDPSGNSRVIEIVNKGEVKIYDPYLDVITNSPTYDWHIINQRNYLNLSTSPNQQQKFGNYELNPTGGGSGFLGIPGDFTPPSRFVRAAAFTASCRPLSTSTEAVFESFRILDNFNIPLGAQVPSDKMPSDIVSATQVTSSCDLKEKVYYYHTMWNREIRKIDLKSIDFSEIKEQIIDDDVNKENSVKDVTPHPRKTKKK, encoded by the coding sequence ATGAAACAAAATTACTTACTTCGAAATAGCATTATTACTATCCTTATTTTTTCACTAATTTCCTCACCTCTTTATGCTTGTACAGGCATTACTTTGAAATCAAAAGATGGTGGCGTCATTGTTGCTAGAACTGTAGAATGGGCATTAAATGATGCTCAACATAACCAACTATTAGTTGTTCCAAGAAACAAGGAGTTTAAAGCACAGACCCCTATGGGATTTAATGGCAAGAATTGGAAGGGTAAATACGGTTTTGTTACCCTTACTGCTTATGGTCAGCCTTATGGACCAGATGGGCTAAATGAAGAAGGTTTATATGTAGGGGTTTATTATTTGCCTGGATATGCGGAATATTCTGTATACGACAAAACTAAAGCCTCGAAATCAATGAGTGTTGGTGATTTGATGCAGTGGATGCTATCTTCTTTTAAAACTGTAGACGAAGTTTTAGCGCACTTAAATGATGTTGTTGTTGTGAGTGTTGAAAACAAAGACTTTGGTGGAGCAGAACTTCCTTTCCATTTTAAAATAGTTGATCCTAGTGGAAACAGTAGAGTCATTGAAATAGTAAATAAAGGTGAAGTGAAAATTTACGACCCTTATTTGGATGTTATTACAAATTCGCCTACTTATGATTGGCACATTATTAATCAGAGAAACTATCTGAATCTGTCTACTTCACCGAACCAACAGCAAAAGTTTGGAAACTATGAATTAAATCCAACAGGTGGTGGGTCTGGTTTTTTAGGCATCCCAGGTGACTTTACACCTCCATCAAGATTTGTCAGAGCAGCTGCATTTACGGCATCATGTCGACCCTTATCAACCTCTACAGAAGCTGTATTTGAATCGTTTAGAATTCTAGATAATTTTAACATCCCGCTTGGAGCTCAAGTTCCTTCGGATAAAATGCCAAGCGATATTGTTAGCGCAACACAAGTTACTTCCTCTTGTGATTTAAAGGAAAAAGTATATTATTACCATACCATGTGGAATAGGGAGATACGGAAAATAGACTTGAAGTCGATTGATTTTTCTGAAATTAAAGAGCAAATCATTGATGATGACGTTAACAAGGAAAACTCTGTAAAAGATGTAACACCACATCCAAGGAAGACAAAAAAAAAGTAA
- the ahcY gene encoding adenosylhomocysteinase, producing MSTQTLPFVAYKVKDINLAAWGRKEIELAEAEMPGLMALRAEYGASQPLKGARIAGCLHMTIQTAVLIETLIALGAEVTWSSCNIFSTQDQAAAAIAAAGIQVYAWKGLDEESFDWCIEQTLFFGEDRKPLNMILDDGGDLTNMVFDRYPELIPGIKGLSEETTTGVHRLYERMKNGTLFMPAINVNDSVTKSKFDNKYGCKESAVDAIRRATDIMLAGKRVVVCGYGDVGKGTAASFRGAGSIVTVTEIDPICALQAAMDGFEVKKLNTVVGNADIIITTTGNKDIVMGSHFEQMKDKTIVCNIGHFDNEIDMAWLNKNHGASKVEIKPQVDKYTIAGKDILILAEGRLVNLGCATGHPSFVMSNSFTNQTLAQLELWNNSAAYKNEVYMLPKHLDEKVAALHLAKLGVELETLNDEQAAYIGVEVQGPFKPEYYRY from the coding sequence ATGAGTACACAAACATTACCTTTTGTAGCTTACAAAGTTAAAGACATTAACTTGGCAGCTTGGGGAAGAAAAGAGATTGAATTGGCAGAAGCTGAAATGCCAGGATTAATGGCACTTCGTGCTGAATATGGTGCAAGCCAACCTTTAAAAGGAGCTCGTATTGCAGGATGTCTTCACATGACAATTCAAACTGCGGTTCTTATTGAAACATTAATCGCTTTGGGAGCTGAAGTTACTTGGTCTTCTTGTAACATCTTCTCTACACAAGATCAAGCGGCTGCGGCTATTGCTGCTGCTGGTATTCAAGTATATGCTTGGAAAGGTCTTGACGAAGAGTCTTTTGACTGGTGTATTGAGCAAACTTTATTTTTTGGTGAAGACAGAAAACCATTGAACATGATATTAGACGACGGTGGTGATTTGACTAACATGGTATTCGACCGTTACCCAGAATTGATTCCTGGTATCAAAGGATTATCAGAAGAAACTACGACTGGTGTTCACCGTTTGTACGAAAGAATGAAAAACGGAACGTTATTCATGCCAGCTATCAACGTTAATGACTCGGTTACTAAATCTAAATTTGATAACAAATACGGTTGTAAAGAATCAGCTGTAGATGCTATCAGAAGAGCTACTGACATTATGTTGGCTGGTAAAAGAGTAGTAGTTTGTGGATATGGTGACGTAGGTAAAGGTACTGCTGCTTCTTTCAGAGGTGCAGGTTCTATCGTTACTGTAACTGAAATCGATCCTATCTGTGCTTTACAAGCAGCTATGGACGGATTTGAAGTTAAAAAATTAAACACTGTAGTAGGAAATGCTGATATCATCATCACAACTACAGGAAATAAAGATATCGTAATGGGAAGCCACTTCGAGCAAATGAAAGACAAAACTATCGTTTGTAACATTGGTCACTTTGATAACGAAATCGACATGGCTTGGTTAAACAAAAACCACGGTGCTTCTAAAGTAGAAATCAAACCACAAGTTGACAAATACACTATCGCTGGAAAAGACATTCTTATCTTGGCAGAAGGTCGTTTGGTAAACTTAGGTTGTGCTACAGGTCACCCAAGTTTTGTAATGAGTAACTCATTTACTAACCAAACTTTAGCACAATTAGAGTTATGGAATAACAGTGCGGCCTACAAAAACGAAGTGTATATGTTACCAAAACACTTAGATGAAAAAGTAGCGGCTTTACACTTGGCTAAATTGGGTGTTGAATTAGAGACTTTAAATGATGAGCAAGCGGCTTACATTGGGGTTGAAGTTCAAGGACCATTTAAACCAGAGTATTACAGATATTAA
- a CDS encoding M16 family metallopeptidase: MKKSLIALSSMLMLGGTAHAQKVAFEEYDLPNGLHVILHNDPSAPVVVTSVMYHVGSKDEQPDRTGFAHFFEHLLFEGTENIKRGEWMKTVTSNGGTNNANTSEDRTYYFEVFPSNNTELGLWMESERLMHPVINQIGVDTQNEVVKEEKRLRVDNQPYGQLIAEVKKNMFKVHPYRWATIGSMAHLDAAKLEEFQAFNKKFYSPNNAVLVVAGQIDIAATKAWVEKYFAPIPRGVELKKQTFVEAPITETIHATYEDPNIQKPMVVAAYRIPSMKTRDARILDMISTYLSNGKSSKLYKKIVDDKKMALQIGAFNYAQEDYGQYILYGMPQGDFTSNDLIKEIDEEIVKLQTDLISEKDFQKLQNINESNYVEENSGIEGVAENLATYYLLYGDVNLINTNIDIYRSITREEIRTAAKKYLNPNQRLILDYVPAKDKAENK; this comes from the coding sequence ATGAAAAAATCACTAATCGCTTTAAGTTCAATGCTTATGCTTGGAGGAACAGCTCATGCCCAAAAGGTAGCTTTTGAGGAGTACGATTTGCCAAATGGTCTTCATGTAATTTTACACAACGATCCGTCTGCACCAGTTGTAGTTACCTCAGTAATGTATCACGTAGGTTCAAAAGACGAACAACCAGACAGAACTGGATTTGCACACTTCTTTGAACACTTATTGTTCGAAGGAACAGAAAACATCAAAAGAGGAGAATGGATGAAAACCGTAACTTCTAACGGAGGAACGAACAACGCCAACACTTCGGAAGACAGAACGTACTATTTTGAAGTATTCCCATCAAATAACACCGAACTAGGTTTGTGGATGGAATCAGAAAGATTAATGCACCCAGTTATTAACCAAATTGGTGTTGACACGCAAAACGAAGTAGTAAAAGAAGAAAAAAGACTTCGTGTAGACAACCAACCTTACGGTCAGTTGATTGCAGAAGTGAAAAAGAATATGTTTAAAGTGCACCCTTACCGTTGGGCAACTATTGGTTCTATGGCACACTTAGACGCTGCGAAATTGGAAGAGTTTCAAGCGTTCAACAAAAAATTCTATTCACCTAACAATGCGGTTTTAGTAGTAGCGGGTCAAATCGACATTGCAGCGACTAAGGCTTGGGTTGAAAAATATTTTGCTCCAATCCCAAGAGGAGTGGAATTGAAAAAACAAACTTTTGTAGAAGCGCCTATCACAGAAACGATTCATGCTACTTACGAAGATCCAAACATCCAAAAACCAATGGTGGTGGCTGCTTACAGAATCCCATCTATGAAAACTCGTGATGCTAGAATCTTGGATATGATTTCTACTTATTTAAGTAATGGTAAAAGTTCTAAATTGTACAAAAAGATTGTTGACGATAAGAAAATGGCTTTACAAATTGGAGCCTTCAATTACGCTCAAGAAGATTACGGACAATACATTCTTTACGGAATGCCACAAGGGGATTTTACTTCAAACGACTTAATCAAAGAAATTGATGAAGAAATCGTGAAGTTACAAACCGATTTGATTTCAGAAAAAGATTTCCAAAAATTACAAAACATCAATGAAAGTAATTATGTGGAAGAAAACTCAGGTATCGAAGGAGTTGCTGAAAACTTAGCTACATACTATTTATTATATGGTGATGTGAATTTAATCAACACCAATATCGATATCTATCGTTCTATCACTCGTGAAGAAATTAGAACGGCTGCTAAGAAATATTTAAATCCAAACCAACGTTTGATTTTGGATTATGTACCTGCAAAAGACAAAGCTGAAAACAAATAA
- the pnuC gene encoding nicotinamide riboside transporter PnuC yields the protein MLEFLFSQYKDYPMHEIVLEVGAILFGLLSVWFAKKDNIWVFPTGIINTAIYTYLLWKWSLLGDMMINFYYVVMSIYGWYHWTRKQGDVVEFPISRMTLSEKKWSLVIFVLTVLFVVAVYTFFDKFTHWTSYVDTIVTGIFFVGMWLMARRKIENWILWIVGDIISIPMYFVKGYSFTSIQYLIFTIIAIYGYIEWKKTLQQKIV from the coding sequence ATGCTGGAGTTCCTCTTCTCACAATACAAAGACTATCCGATGCATGAAATTGTATTGGAAGTGGGTGCCATACTCTTTGGATTGTTGAGTGTTTGGTTTGCTAAGAAAGATAACATTTGGGTTTTCCCCACAGGGATTATTAATACCGCGATTTATACTTATTTGCTTTGGAAATGGTCTTTGCTAGGCGACATGATGATTAATTTTTATTATGTAGTGATGAGCATTTATGGTTGGTATCACTGGACGCGTAAGCAAGGAGATGTAGTGGAATTCCCAATTTCTAGAATGACTTTGTCAGAAAAGAAATGGTCGCTTGTGATTTTTGTGTTAACAGTGCTATTTGTGGTGGCGGTTTATACATTTTTTGATAAATTTACCCACTGGACATCTTACGTTGATACGATAGTTACTGGAATTTTCTTTGTCGGAATGTGGTTAATGGCAAGACGGAAAATAGAGAACTGGATTTTATGGATTGTGGGGGATATCATTTCTATCCCAATGTATTTTGTCAAAGGGTATTCGTTTACGAGTATCCAATATTTAATTTTTACAATCATTGCCATTTATGGCTATATAGAATGGAAGAAAACACTACAACAAAAGATAGTTTAG
- a CDS encoding phosphate-starvation-inducible PsiE family protein, which translates to MNIIDKALHIAEKTIYYTLSILLFLFVIYEILDLIHLFYVEVCDASILGNKSIALTGVPLFFNIIIALEILETFKGANENVLRKVKLILLIALTAISRKVIIMDVKHIEFKTELGISILILTICVGYFLLNDNVRRRITKQKE; encoded by the coding sequence ATGAATATTATAGATAAAGCCCTTCACATAGCAGAAAAAACAATTTATTATACCCTTTCCATTCTACTATTTTTGTTTGTTATTTATGAGATACTTGACCTTATTCATTTATTCTACGTTGAGGTTTGTGATGCTTCCATTTTGGGTAATAAATCAATAGCGCTTACTGGTGTTCCGTTATTTTTTAACATTATCATTGCATTAGAAATTTTGGAAACCTTCAAAGGGGCTAATGAAAATGTCTTGCGTAAAGTCAAACTAATTCTGCTTATCGCATTAACGGCAATATCTAGAAAAGTTATTATTATGGATGTTAAACATATAGAATTTAAAACTGAATTGGGTATTTCAATTTTGATATTGACAATTTGTGTTGGTTATTTTCTACTTAATGATAACGTAAGAAGAAGAATTACTAAGCAAAAGGAATAA
- a CDS encoding geranylgeranylglyceryl/heptaprenylglyceryl phosphate synthase, which produces MQMLHNQMVSAKKENQKLLAILIDPDKVMITDISLLAEKINQSPATHIFVGGSSFEGYHLDDIIVALKQHTKLPILLFPGNPSQISGEADGILFLMLLSGRNPDYLVEHQINAVPILEKTQLEIISTGYILIESGSETAVERVSQTKPLSRNNPEYIAQTAKAGELIGNKLIYLEAGSGAANAVPLEVIEMVSKSIAVPLIVGGGIRSKKQIDEAYAAGADMVVIGTAFENDINFFD; this is translated from the coding sequence CTGCAGATGTTGCATAACCAAATGGTATCGGCCAAAAAAGAAAACCAAAAATTATTAGCCATTTTAATCGATCCCGATAAAGTGATGATAACTGATATTTCCCTTTTAGCAGAAAAAATTAATCAATCGCCAGCGACTCATATTTTTGTGGGAGGAAGTTCGTTTGAAGGCTATCATTTGGATGACATTATAGTAGCTTTAAAACAACATACAAAGTTGCCCATTTTACTTTTCCCAGGAAATCCATCCCAGATTTCAGGTGAAGCCGACGGCATTTTATTCTTGATGTTGCTTTCAGGAAGAAATCCAGATTATTTAGTAGAACACCAAATCAATGCGGTACCTATTTTGGAAAAGACCCAACTCGAAATCATTTCAACAGGCTATATTTTAATAGAAAGCGGCAGTGAAACGGCTGTGGAAAGAGTGAGTCAAACTAAACCGTTGTCAAGAAACAATCCCGAGTACATTGCGCAAACAGCAAAAGCAGGAGAACTCATAGGCAACAAACTTATTTATCTGGAAGCAGGAAGTGGAGCAGCCAATGCCGTTCCTTTAGAAGTAATAGAAATGGTTTCAAAAAGTATTGCGGTTCCTTTGATTGTTGGAGGCGGTATTCGTTCCAAAAAGCAAATAGACGAAGCCTACGCAGCAGGAGCTGATATGGTAGTGATTGGGACAGCCTTTGAAAATGATATAAACTTTTTTGACTAA